The genome window AAGCAGCTGTAGATAAAGCGCGTGCAGTTCTGCACCCAGTCGCTGTGGTGTATAAGGCGCTATTCTGGCGCGTGCGGCATCGCCCATGGCTGAATCCTGCGTTTTTGCAGGAATAGCCTGTACGGCTTCATGTAACGCCCTGATATCCAGCGCATCGCAAACAAAACCCTGCTGCTCCTGAATAATAAACTCCGCGCCGCCACAGCCGGTGCTGGTGATAACCGGCAGGCCGCAGGCCATCGCTTCCAGAATAACGTTCGGAAAGGGATCGTACAGTGTCGGCAGGATCAAACCATCAGCGGCGTGATAAAACGGCTGTACATCCTGCTGCACTCCGACAAAACGTAAACGGTCCAGGCAGTTCAGCTGATTCGCCAGCTGTTGATAACGAGACTGGTGTTTGTCCTGACCCACCACGATCAAATAGCGATCGCTATTAGCGATCGCCTGAATCGCTGCCTTCAGGCCTTTTCGCTCAAAACCGGAGCCGACATAGATCAGCGCGACGGCCTGCTGCGGTATCGCCAGCTGCTGTCGGGTGGCGTAACGCGTGGCTTCGGTCGCCGGCTGAAAACGCTGCGAGTCAATGGCGTTATAGATAACGGTAATACGCTCTTCAGGCAGGTTAAAACAGCGGATAATATCCCGCTTCACCATCTCAGAGTTGCAGATAACCTTCTTCAGCGCGGCAGAGTGGAACATCTCTTCTTCTGCCTTTAACACGTATCGATGATAAGGGCTAAGCGAGGCGCTCAGCTGCTGCAGCGGCGAAACAATGCGCGCGCGCTGTTCCAGCCAGACGCGGTGCACGCCGTCGCCGGCGCGAAAAATATCACAGCCCGCGATGCGCTCATGGCTCTG of Pantoea alhagi contains these proteins:
- a CDS encoding glycosyltransferase family 4 protein translates to MRKIRLAIVRQKYRPDGGAERFIARALEALNSELLDLNIITRSWQGTPKPDWHLHICNPPRLGRISRERGFATAARDCWQREKFDIVQSHERIAGCDIFRAGDGVHRVWLEQRARIVSPLQQLSASLSPYHRYVLKAEEEMFHSAALKKVICNSEMVKRDIIRCFNLPEERITVIYNAIDSQRFQPATEATRYATRQQLAIPQQAVALIYVGSGFERKGLKAAIQAIANSDRYLIVVGQDKHQSRYQQLANQLNCLDRLRFVGVQQDVQPFYHAADGLILPTLYDPFPNVILEAMACGLPVITSTGCGGAEFIIQEQQGFVCDALDIRALHEAVQAIPAKTQDSAMGDAARARIAPYTPQRLGAELHALYLQLLTGAAEER